ACCGTAGACGTACGCCTCGCTTTCGTAGCGGGCATCCCAGAACTCAGCGGCGGCGGGCAGGGTGGTAGCGCTCATGGCAGTTAGGGTGGGGCGGCTTCTGGTTAAAACATCATCGGGTAAAACACCCAGGTCATCAGCAGGCCGCCCACAAAGAAGCCGATGACGGCCACCAGCGACACCCACTGCAGGTTGGAGAGGCCCGAAATGGCGTGGCCGGAGGTGCAGCCGCCGGCGTAGCGGGTACCGAAGCCGACGAGGAAGCCGCCGAGCACCAGAAATACCCAGCCTTTCCAGTTCGAGAGGTTCTCGAGGGCAAACAGCTCCTTGGGGAGCAGCCCCGAGAAGTCGGTCAAGTGCAGCTGGGCTTTCAGGTCGCGCACCGTTTCCGGGGAAATGGCAATGGTGTCGGCGTGGCCCAGCACTTGGTAGCCGATAAAGCCGCCCAGGCCGATGCCCAGCACGAAAAACAGGTTCCAGAGCTCGGCGCGCCAGTTATAGGTCAGAAAGGGAATGCCAGCGGGCACGCAGGCGGCGCACACGTGGCGCAGCGAAGAGCTGATGCCCAGGGCCTTGTTGCCGATGAGCAGCAGGGCGGGCACGGTCAGGCCGATGAGCGGGCCGGCGATGTACCAGGGCCAGGGTTGGCGAAGTAACTCAAGCATGAATTTAGAAAGTCAAGGAGAATAGGGCTCCGGCCCGCCCGCAGCAACTGCCGGCCGGAGTCCTTGCTAAAACAGAATGGGAAATGGGAGCGGGCTAGCGCACCAGCTTTTCGGGCCAGTCCATCACGCCCCCGAGCAGGTTGGACACGTGCTCGAAACCACTCTTGGTGAGCTGGCCGGCGGCGTTGGCCGAGCGGGCGCCGCTACGGCAGTACACGTAGGTCGGCTTGGTTTTGTCCAGCGCGGCCACGCGCTGGGCGAAGTCGGGCGCGGTGACGTCGATATTCACGGCTCCGGGCAGGTGGCCACCGGCAAACTCGTCGGGGCGGCGTACGTCGAGCAGCACCGCGCCGGGCTGGCGCAGGGCCGCCGAGAATTGAGCAGGGGTGAGGTTTTTATAAGCGGGCGAAGCGCCTTGAAAGAGACCAAACATGGCAAAGAAGGAAAGCAGCAGGGTGAGCGAAGACATAGAAAAAGTCCGTGGGGCAACCGGGGAGCCATCATTTCGGGTGGCTCCCCGGTCGGCCGTTGGGAATTAGTGCTGAGCGGAGGCGGACTGAAAGGACTTGACGGCCTCGCTCAGGTCGAGCACCTCGGTGCCGGGCAGGGCATCGGCCACGATGCTGGAGCCGGCCGCCGAGCGGTAGCCGCCGGCGCAGTGCACCACCACGGGCTTGCCGGTGGGAATTTCCTGGGCCCGCTCCCGCAGCTCGGGCAGCGGAATGTTGAGCGAACCGGCAAACAGGGGCTCGTCACGGTGCTCCGTCGCGTTGCGGATGTCCACGATGGTGTACTGCTCGGGGTGCTGGCGGAACTGCTCCACATCCATCTTCGGCATGGTAGCGTCGGTCGCCGGGGTGCCGACCAGCGCCCCCTTGATGAGGGCCTCGTAGCCAATCTTGGCCGTTTTCCGGATCAGGTCCTCCAGGGTCGCCTCGTCGGCCGCCACCAGGTAGAACGATTCTTCCGGCCCCACGATGGAGCCCAGCCAGGTTTCGAACTTGCCGCCTTGCTGGATATTAATGGCGCCGTCGACGTGGCCCTGCTTGAACTCGGCTTCCGGGCGGGTATCCACTACCAGCACGCCGGCCTCCAGAGTCGTGCCGGCAGCCAAGCGCTTCACTTGCTGCACGCTCGGCTGGTAATCGGGCGCACCGGCTTTGTTCAGGGCCACGTCGTAGCCGAAGTATTTGGGGATGAAGGGCTGGTCTGCGAGCAGCTCCTTCACGAACTCCTCTTCAGTGAGGGCCCGCAGCATGGGGTTGCCGAATTTCTCGTCGGCGATGGTGCTGCTGTTGGCCCCGCTCAGGGCCTTGCCGCAGAGCGAGCCCGCGCCGTGGGCGGGGTACACCAGCACCGTCCCGTCGAGCGGCATCAGCTTGTCGCGCAGAGAGTGGTACATCTGTTTGGCCAGCTCCTCGCGCTTGGCCGTCATGTTGCCGGCTTTTTCGCGCAGGTCGGGGCGGCCTACATCGCCGATGAAGAGGGTATCGCCGGTAAATACCGCTTCATCTTTGCCTTCGCGGCTGACCACGATGCTTATAGAATCCGGGGAGTGACCGGGCGTGTTCAGGGCGCGGAAGGTGAGCTTGCCCACGGTAAAGGCGTCGCCTTCGTCAAAGGCCTCAAAATTATAATCGGCTCCGAGCAGCTTGCTCACGCGGATGGTTGCGCCGGTTTGCTGGGCAATTTCCAGGTGCGAGGAGACAAAGTCGGCGTGGGGGTGGGTTTCGATGACGCTGACGATTTTCGCGTCATGGGCCTTGGCGTAGTCGTAGTAGGGCTGCGGGTCGCGGGCGGGGTCGATAAGGACGATTTCGCGAGCGCACTCGCTCAGAATGGCGTAGGAGAAATGGGCCAAGCCCTTGTCTTCAAACTGTTCGATTTTCATGGTTGGAAGCGGTTAGCAGGTGAGTGGAGGGGGGAAATGCGCTGAAGCAGAAAACGGGAAGTAGCTAGGTAAGGGCCAACTGGTTAGTGCGAGAAAACCAGTTCGCGCAGCAGGATGAATGTGCCCATGGCCAGGGTAAACCAACCGAAGGCCGGCTTGAGCTTAGCCCCCGGAATGAAACGGGCCAGGTAGGTACCGAGCACGATGCCCATTAAGGCAAAGGCCAGGAAGCCGAGCAGGAACGTCCAGGCAATGGGGGTGCCCGCGCTCAGGTCGCCGGTAAAGCCGATGAGCGAGTTCAGGGCGATGATGGCCAGGGAAGTACCCACGGCCAGCTTCATGGGCAGGCGGGCACCCAGCACCAGGGCTGGGATGATGAGAAAGCCGCCGCCGGCGCCCACAAAGCCCGTCAGCGTACCCACGACCAGGCCGATGCCTAGAATCAGCGGGTAATTGAATGCGTGCTTATGGTGCAGCTCTTCGTCCAGCACCTCCTCGGCCTGCTTGCTGCGAATCATCGACGTAGCAGCCACGACCATCAGCACCGCAAAGGCCACCAGTACCAGCAGGTCCTTGGTAAATACGAGGCTGCCGAGGGTAAAGAGCTCGTGGGGGATGGCGGGCATGAGCAGCTTGCGCACGGCAAATACCGCCAGCAGCGAGGGAATCAGAAAGACCACGGCCGTTTTCAGCGACACCAGTCCTTTACGGAAATAGCCCGAAGCGCCCACCACCGAGGTAGAGCCCACCACGAACAGGGAGTAGGCCGTGCTCAGCACCGGGCTCACGCCCATCAGGTACACCAGCACCGGCACGGTGAGGATGGAACCGCCCCCGCCCATGATGCCCAGGGAGAGGCCGATGAAAATTGCCGCGAAGTAGCCAACGATGTGCAACATGGATGAACGGGTGAACGTATGTAGTTATGAAAAGTTGTTCATGTATTCGGGCAAAAAAAAGGCCGGCTCCTTTACAGGAACGTGCAGCCGGCCAGGCACTGAATCACGTCGACCACTTCGCGCATCTTCAGTGAGTAGAAGATGTTTTTGCCGTCGCGGTGGCTGCTCAGGATGCCCTTTAGCTTCATGCCCGTCAAATGGTGAGAGAGCAGACTCTGCTCGACGTTCAGCTTCTCGCTAATGTCCGTCACCGACAGGCTCTCCTGGTTAGCCAGCAGCTGCACGATGGCAATGCGGGTGGGATGGGCCGTGGTCTTGAGGATGAAGGCCACCTTCTCCATCTTCTCGGTGGTCAGGTTCAGATCGGCGGAGGTGGGGGTCGGTGTCATAAGGTGCTGCAAATGTATGATCATTTGTTCATCTATACAAACTTGCTCCTCCTTTTGGTTCCAAAATATTTCACTTACTCGTGCAAGCACCTATAGCCTTGGACCTTAAAGCCTCGCAATAGCTGCCCTGTACGAGCACTTAGAACTAGCTACAGTAGGGAAGAAAAATAGGTGGCTGAGTCAGCAAACTAATGTGCTTTTTCCTCCTATAAACTATGTCCGCCCGCGGTGGGAGGATGTAAAATAAAACCATAAATGCATGAGTAGCAAAACTGTAAATCCTCTCTCCCTACTGCCAAAAGGTCGTCGCTTCAACGCTAATCAAGCAATGAAACGGAAAATTGCGTCGTCATTCGCCGCAGACTCCAATGACTTCCTCTGGCGCGTTGGCCTCCTGAAGGACAATCGCCCGCATGATACTACCTCGTTCTTTGCCAAACTGTACGTGGACCTGCTCATGAGTGCAGAGTGTGCGCTGAAATCGTTGATTGTAAGCTTATCACCGGCCAGCGAGACGCCCGAAGATGCCTACCTGAAAATCCGTCGTATTGGCCACAAACTGGACAAGCTCTACGAAGAAGTGGAACGCCGCGCGTCCCGCCGCCTTAAGCTGCTCACGCCAAAGCAGCGTGCATTGCTCATGGAGGCCAACACCATCGGCGTTGGCTACCGTTACGACATCACCACCTTCTTTTTTTTGAGCCGAGAGTCCCGACTGGACCGTGCCTTTCAGCAGGGGCCAGTCAGTGGTATCCTCAACTACGAGTTTATCACCGCTTTTTATACCATGCTCCATGATTTGCGGGATTTGGCTGGTACGGCAGAAAGAAAGCGTTTTGGACAGCTTTCCCCGCTAACCATTAAACAGTTGGGCAAAGTCAATAAGCGGGAAGATGACTTCTTTGCTGCGGTTGGCGGGCGCCTGTAAGCCGGCTCGGCGTAAGGCTCGTCAACCGGCTAGCGGCATGATTTGTGCAGCCTCTGCTGCAACCGTGCCGCTAGCCGGTGTGCCTTTTGACCCGGTAGCGTTCCGGCAAAAGTGTGCACCTTTGCACTTGCTACCATTATCTATGCACCGTTTGCTGACCCATTTGCTATTGCTGCTCTATGCGGGTATTTACCTGCATTGCCAGCCGCTGCCTGCCCGGGCCCCAGCAACGACCATTGGGTTGGGAAGTCCGCAGGAGCAGTCCCGAACCGGTCTGTGCAAAAAGAAGCTGCAGACCGTGCAGGCTGACCCCCAGGCCGACCACGCGCAGATAGCCCAAGCCAAGCTGCTGCCGCTGGATCTGGCGCTGAACAGTGACTTCGCGGCCCTATACTTCGGGCTGCTGTTTCCGGCCGACGAGCCGACCCTGAATCCCGCCCGTGGCCCGAACGCCGGCCCCGAGCAATCCTTTGCCAACCACCCCAACAAGGCTCCGCCCGTTCGCTTTTCTTAGGAAAACGCGTCGTGGAGCCGGGTGTGTACCCGGTTAATTGCCCCCGTTTGTGGGGGCGATAACCGGTTTTTTTATGCCCCGACCAGCCCGCCGCCTCATGCGGCTGCCTTGGCTGACCTGATTATCGGGTCATCCCGCCTTTTCCTGAGAGCCCCAGCAAATCTGCCTGTAAGCTGGCCGGCTACGCCCCTACGCGCCCGGCCCGGATTTCTGTCCTGACTTCTCTCAGCTCATGTTTTTCCCTTTTG
This sequence is a window from Hymenobacter oligotrophus. Protein-coding genes within it:
- a CDS encoding YeeE/YedE family protein; protein product: MLELLRQPWPWYIAGPLIGLTVPALLLIGNKALGISSSLRHVCAACVPAGIPFLTYNWRAELWNLFFVLGIGLGGFIGYQVLGHADTIAISPETVRDLKAQLHLTDFSGLLPKELFALENLSNWKGWVFLVLGGFLVGFGTRYAGGCTSGHAISGLSNLQWVSLVAVIGFFVGGLLMTWVFYPMMF
- a CDS encoding rhodanese-like domain-containing protein — encoded protein: MSSLTLLLSFFAMFGLFQGASPAYKNLTPAQFSAALRQPGAVLLDVRRPDEFAGGHLPGAVNIDVTAPDFAQRVAALDKTKPTYVYCRSGARSANAAGQLTKSGFEHVSNLLGGVMDWPEKLVR
- a CDS encoding MBL fold metallo-hydrolase — protein: MKIEQFEDKGLAHFSYAILSECAREIVLIDPARDPQPYYDYAKAHDAKIVSVIETHPHADFVSSHLEIAQQTGATIRVSKLLGADYNFEAFDEGDAFTVGKLTFRALNTPGHSPDSISIVVSREGKDEAVFTGDTLFIGDVGRPDLREKAGNMTAKREELAKQMYHSLRDKLMPLDGTVLVYPAHGAGSLCGKALSGANSSTIADEKFGNPMLRALTEEEFVKELLADQPFIPKYFGYDVALNKAGAPDYQPSVQQVKRLAAGTTLEAGVLVVDTRPEAEFKQGHVDGAINIQQGGKFETWLGSIVGPEESFYLVAADEATLEDLIRKTAKIGYEALIKGALVGTPATDATMPKMDVEQFRQHPEQYTIVDIRNATEHRDEPLFAGSLNIPLPELRERAQEIPTGKPVVVHCAGGYRSAAGSSIVADALPGTEVLDLSEAVKSFQSASAQH
- a CDS encoding sulfite exporter TauE/SafE family protein, with the translated sequence MLHIVGYFAAIFIGLSLGIMGGGGSILTVPVLVYLMGVSPVLSTAYSLFVVGSTSVVGASGYFRKGLVSLKTAVVFLIPSLLAVFAVRKLLMPAIPHELFTLGSLVFTKDLLVLVAFAVLMVVAATSMIRSKQAEEVLDEELHHKHAFNYPLILGIGLVVGTLTGFVGAGGGFLIIPALVLGARLPMKLAVGTSLAIIALNSLIGFTGDLSAGTPIAWTFLLGFLAFALMGIVLGTYLARFIPGAKLKPAFGWFTLAMGTFILLRELVFSH
- a CDS encoding ArsR/SmtB family transcription factor, whose amino-acid sequence is MTPTPTSADLNLTTEKMEKVAFILKTTAHPTRIAIVQLLANQESLSVTDISEKLNVEQSLLSHHLTGMKLKGILSSHRDGKNIFYSLKMREVVDVIQCLAGCTFL